From Trichoderma atroviride chromosome 1, complete sequence, one genomic window encodes:
- a CDS encoding uncharacterized protein (EggNog:ENOG41~TransMembrane:1 (o12-29i)) produces the protein MAAENDVYTLHYFPFSLYSLMVRFALVIGRRLDPETAPNVEIKLVNLHREENFSEEYLTLVNSKGQVPALTSAAFASPLAESYDISKWLCQKQPELIPEEHRETIQSLMDKLYSFHAKTLTIGSDEKKHGIPNRAAELLEQKDLAEPHRRALEIKSVFHDLRHNTVFTPSGIKDVEDKARMFIQELDKTLDEENQGQRWIFGKRPTIADAHATVMVARLMEVKRQDLLTERVQEYTRGVLASEEWYEVTHGRATRWNASMGHVADLNPL, from the exons ATGGCGGCCGAGAATGATGTTTATACTCTTCACTATTTCCCCTTTTCGCTGTATTCGCTCATGGTGCGGTTTGCCTTGGTCATAGGCAGAAGACTGGATCCGGAGACGGCGCCAAACGTTGAGATCAAGCTGGTGAATCTGCATCGAGAGGAGAACTTTTCAGAAGAATATCTCACCTTGGTCAACTCGAAAGGCCAG GTTCCCGCACTGACATCGGCTGCATTCGCGTCGCCACTTGCAGAAAGCTATGACATCTCCAAATGGCTGTGTCAGAAACAGCCAGAACTCATTCCCGAGGAGCATCGAGAAACGATCCAGAGCCTCATGGACAAACTGTACAGCTTTCATGCCAAGACGCTGACAATAGGGTCCGACGAAAAGAAGCACGGAATTCCAAACCGGGCTGCTGAGTTACTAGAGCAAAAGGACTTGGCTGAGCCTCATCGAAGGGCACTGGAGATTAAAAGCGTCTT CCACGACTTGCGTCACAACACAGTATTTACTCCTAGCGGTATTAAAGACGTCGAGGACAAGGCTCGCATGTTCATACAAGAGCTGGACAAGACTCTTGACGAGGAGAACCAGGGACAGCGCTGGATCTTTGGCAAGCGACCTACGATTGCGGACGCACATGCCACGGTAATGGTAGCAAGATTGATGGAGGTGAAGCGTCAAGATCTGCTGACGGAGAGAGTGCAAGAGTACACGAGAGGAGTTCTCGCATCTGAAGAGTGGTACGAGGTTACGCATGGCAGGGCCACGCGCTGGAACGCCTCGATGGGACATGTCGCCGATTTGAACCCGCTGTAG
- a CDS encoding uncharacterized protein (EggNog:ENOG41~TransMembrane:9 (o57-79i91-109o115-137i158-177o183-200i232-253o307-328i360-380o386-406i)) yields MLFSLRNPSIAITTYVIQLIAYPIGRGWDLVMPDREWNLFGIKFNLRPGKFNHKEHVVIVAMSNAAYGGGVLYATDVLLAQRLWYKQDFGWAFQLLFGITTLCTGYGLAGLARRFLVWPAAMIWPADLVNVALFYSLHDHSPSDPTKTNGWSIGRYKLFLIVGFGAFIWYWFPGWIFKGLSSFAWICWVAPNSVVVQKIFGPAHGYGLMPTSFDWSVYSGFLGSPLIPPFHAIANVLGGIIVFFVVISMGIHFSGTWYSDYFPVQSSESYDNLGQIYNVSRILGSDLNFNETAYKEYSPLFLSTQFALAYGLSFAAVAAVLIHVALYHGKEIWKQFKMARHQEDDVHMRLMKKYRDAEEWWYAVLFVVMVAISFGVVAGWDTGFPAWAFVVCLLLPIIWIIPIGIVQAITNIQLGLNVLTEFIIGYMVPGRPLAMMMFKNYGYVSMAQALYFAQDLKLGHYMKVPPPCHVHLAAHRLCVVCNRPGRRHELGPWPYPQRLRRGSREQLHLPRWPCLLHRFNHLGRHWPCPNL; encoded by the exons atgctcttctcccttcGCAAtcccagcatcgccatcaccacctaCGTCATTCAGCTGATTGCCTATCCCATCGGTCGCGGCTGGGACTTGGTCATGCCGGACAGGGAATGGAATCTCTTTGGCATCAAGTTCAATCTGCGCCCTGGCAAATTCAACCACAAGGAGCATGTTGTCATCGTGGCCATGTCCAAC GCTGCCTATGGTGGTGGTGTATTGTATGCCACCGATGTCCTCCTGGCCCAGCGTCTGTGGTACAAGCAGGACTTTGGCTGGGCATTCCAGCTTCTGTTTGGCATCACCACGCTGTGCACTGGATAtggcctggctggcctggctcgTCGCTTCCTGGTCTGGCCTGCCGCCATGATCTGGCCCGCCGACTTGGTCAACGTCGCCCTCTTCTACAGCTTGCACGACCACTCGCCATCTGACCCGACAAAGACCAACGGCTGGTCCATCGGCCGCTACAAGCTGTTCCTCATTGTAGGCTTCGGTGCCTTTATCTGGTACTGGTTCCCCGGTTGGATCTTCAAGGGCctgtcttcttttgcttggaTTTGCTGGGTTGCGCCCAACAGCGTCGTTGTCCAAAAGATCTTTGGTCCCGCTCACGGATATGGCCTCATGCCCACCTCGTTCGACTGGTCTGTATACAGCGGCTTTTTGGGCTCGCCCCTGATCCCCCCTTTCCACGCCATTGCCAACGTGCTCGGtggcatcatcgtcttcttcgtcgtcatctccatGGGAATCCACTTCAGCGGTACCTGGTATTCTGATTATTTCCCCGTTCAGTCATCCGAGTCGTACGACAACCTGGGCCAGATTTACAACGTTTCGCGAATCCTTGGAAGCGACCTGAACTTTAACGAGACAGCATACAAGGAGtactctcctctctttttgtcGACGCAATTTGCCCTCGCCTATGGACTGTCGtttgccgccgttgccgccgTGCTCATCCACGTCGCTCTTTACCATGGCAAAGAGATCTGGAAGCAGTTCAAGATGGCTCGTCATCAGGAGGACGACGTTCATATGCGCCTGATGAAGAAATACCGAGATGCTGAAGAATGGTGGTATGCTG TCTTGTTCGTCGTCATGGTTGCCATCTCCTTTGGCGTAGTTGCTGGTTGGGACACTGGCTTTCCGGCCTGGGCTTTCGTTGTCTGCCTCCTGCTTCCGATAATATGGATTATCCCCATCGGCATCGTTCaagccatcaccaacatccagctcggcctcaaCGTTCTTACCGAGTTCATCATTGGTTATATGGTGCCTGGCCGGCCCCTTGCCATGATGATGTTCAAGAATTATGGCTATGTTTCCATGGCTCAGGCCTTGTACTTTGCTCAAGATCTGAAGCTCGGACATTACATGAAAGTGCCCCCCCCGTGTCATGTTCACCTCGCAGCTCATCGCCTCTGTGTGGTCTGCAATCGTCCAGGTCGTCGTCATGAACTGGGCCCTTGGCCATATCCCCAACGTCTGCGCCGTGGATCAAGAGAACAGTTACACCTGCCCAGGTGGCCGTGTCTTTTACACCGCTTCAATCATCTGGGGCGCCATTGGCCCTGCCCGAATCTTTAG
- a CDS encoding 60S ribosomal protein eL37 has product MTKGTSSFGKRHNKTHTLCRRCGRRSLHVQKHECSSCGYPAAKMRKYNWSEKAKRRRTVGTGRTRYLKDVSRRFKNGFQTGTQKNARLGKKTEAEA; this is encoded by the exons ATGA CGAAGGGTACCTCCAGCTTTGGTAAGCGTCACAACAAGACGCACACTCTCTGCCGACGATGCG GTCGCCGTTCGCTGCACGTCCAGAAGCACGAGTGCTCCTCTTGCGGATACCCCGCCGCTAAGATGCGAAAGT ACAACTGGAGCGAGAAGGCCAAGCGGAGAAGGACCGTCGGCACTGGCCGCACCCGCTACCTCAAGGACGTTTCCCGACGATTCAAGAACGGCTTCCAGACTGGCACCCAAAAGAACGCCAGACTCGGCAAGAAGACTGAGGCCGAGGCTTAA
- a CDS encoding uncharacterized protein (EggNog:ENOG41), with amino-acid sequence MSDQLMRVCSVGGNPVSAFLSWRLQATNACDVTLVWKSGFEHVSQYGISFKSQTFGNERFKPRHVVRNPEDAAGNRDGPFDYVILCVKALPDVYDLAAVIDSVVTPQHTCILVNTTHTLGIESAIEERFPTNVVLSLVSGAELNQLGQSEFEHKGSTDVWIGAASRNAAIPQSIQEDMAQAISMTLGSGQVNSQVSPNIRQQQFERVIGPIAFHPASVIFDASNHAALLEKVGVKEMISDVIDELLRLAEANGCKFAPNFKQLTMDDMLKPNQAESIMWQDYVARRPMEVETYLGSPIKLARDAGVPVPRIETLYAILHNLNIVNRNRPKDAAPGSPNNASPLPPRGPSQAGFRPMMPNGNGMPPRQPRPRASSNFSNAGGMRRPMANGGPNGYGRPPPQMNGGGSRAASRRGSMDGNDLEEFSHLVLYDDIPEGQEPSFGTDNSDMALRERELQLRQRELALREQEMRMRRGPPQPSAPPSRRGPPPPKGGFDEDDEDDDYFDPSMATNVPVIDPDNFDMMSVTSKKNRKMPGPPPSQVRRNPEGDGPPSKSSRFRPFGRHRQSSQMSQINQMPTLNDNILDDPLLSFTSNRYGAVDRGAMGVSSRANSLTASRMDEMQFGGPVNGHTMTMTGGYPRRTSHSPGNQYSPSMRGGNGRPSPPNGFGPANGQTSPPGGARQPAPRFPPGPGNGIAPQQVEQQIGR; translated from the exons ATGAGTGATCAGCTAATGCGCGTATGCTCAGTTGGAGGCAATCCCGTCTCGGCCTTCTTGTCATGGAGACTCCAGGCTACCAATGCCTGCGACGTCACGCTGGTATGGAAGTCAGGTTTTGAGCACGTCTCTCAATATGGCATCTCTTTCAA GTCACAAACGTTTGGGAATGAGCGTTTTAAACCCCGGCATG TCGTCCGAAACccagaagatgctgcgggAAACCGAGACGGTCCCTTCGATTACGTCATCCTTTGCGTAAAGGCCCTTCCCGACGTATACGATCTCGCCGCCGTTATCGATTCTGTCGTGACTCCTCAGCATACTTGTATTCTTGTCAACACTACGCACACGCTTGGAATCGAAAGCGCAATTGAGGAACGCTTCCCGACCAATGTCGTCCTATCGCTTGTCTCCGGGGCTGAGCTCaaccagcttggccagagcGAGTTTGAGCACAAAGGTTCAACAGATGTTTGGATCGGCGCTGCCAGTCGGAATGCCGCCATTCCACAGTCTATCCAAGAAGACATGGCCCAGGCTATATCCATGACGCTTGGCTCCGGCCAGGTGAATAGTCAGGTATCCCCCAACATCCGACAACAGCAATTTGAGAGAGTAATTGG GCCCATTGCTTTCCATCCCGCCAGTGTAATATTCGACGCATCTAATCACGCAGCGCTTTTGGAGAAAGTGGGAGTAAAGGAGATGATCTCCGACGTCATTGACGAACTCTTGCGCCTGGCTGAGGCTAACGGCTGCAAGTTTGCGCCCAATTTCAAGCAGCTGACTATGGACGACATGTTGAAGCCAAATCAGGCAGAGAGCATTATGTGGCAAGATTATGTTGCCAGACGACCCATGGAAGTCGAGACATATCTCGGATCACCGATAAAGCTGGCCCGCGATGCCGGAGTCCCAGTGCCTCGAATCGAGACCCTCTACGCCATCCTCCACAACCTGAACATTGTAAACCGCAATCGGCCAAAGGACGCAGCACCTGGCTCCCCTAACAACGCATCACCGCTTCCTCCTCGGGGACCATCTCAAGCCGGCTTCCGGCCCATGATGCCCAATGGCAACGGAATGCCACCTCGTCAGCCACGACCCCGGGCATCTTCCAATTTCAGCAATGCGGGAGGAATGCGTAGGCCCATGGCAAATGGTGGACCCAACGGCTACGGAAGGCCACCACCTCAAATGAATGGCGGAGGTTCTCGTGCAGCCTCTCGACGTGGCTCGATGGACGGCAATGACTTGGAGGAGTTCTCCCACCTAGTCCTGTACGACGATATCCCAGAGGGCCAAGAGCCGTCCTTTGGGACCGACAACTCAGATATGGCTCTCAGAGAAAGGGAATTGCAATTACGCCAACGGGAACTAGCTTTGAGGGAGCAGGAGATGCGGATGAGGCGCGGTCCTCCTCAGCCTTCTGCGCCTCCCTCTCGTCGAGGGCCACCACCTCCCAAGGGTGGAttcgacgaagacgacgaagacgacgattaTTTCGATCCATCCATGGCCACCAACGTTCCTGTAATTGACCCCGACAATTTCGACATGATGAGCGTCACCTCCAAGAAGAACCGCAAGATGCCCGGGCCACCTCCGTCCCAGGTGCGACGAAACCCTGAAGGAGATGGGCCTCCATCCAAAAGCAGCCGGTTCCGACCCTTTGGTCGCCATCGACAATCGAGCCAAATGAGTCAAATTAACCAAATGCCCACGCTCAACGACAACATTTTGGACGATCCTCTGCTGAGCTTTACTTCGAACCGATACGGGGCTGTGGATCGTGGGGCCATGGGCGTTAGCTCTCGTGCCAACTCCTTGACGGCCTCTCGGATGGATGAGATGCAGTTCGGCGGCCCTGTGAACGGGCACACCATGACTATGACAGGTGGCTACCCTCGTCGGACCAGCCATTCGCCCGGAAATCAATACAGCCCGTCGATGCGAGGTGGGAACGGCAGGCCTTCGCCGCCAAATGGGTTCGGTCCTGCAAATGGCCAGACATCACCACCTGGTGGCGCTCGACAGCCCGCTCCTCGGTTTCCCCCGGGTCCAGGCAATGGGATAGCACCCCAGCAAGTTGAACAGCAAATTGGG CGCTAG
- a CDS encoding uncharacterized protein (EggNog:ENOG41~TransMembrane:11 (o101-121i128-146o175-197i209-227o233-255i276-295o301-318i350-371o425-446i478-498o504-524i)): MLPSIFRRRHEPEEITPIPGPLETDTPGLQHLQHLQQFEKAHKLDPNLPIDDLNDVDAAIATGNAEKGFEIEHALMEDNSPYPEVRAVVRNYDVDVPANTIRAWVIGLILCTVGSGVNMLFSLRNPSIAITTYVIQLIAYPIGRGWDLVMPDREWNLFGIKFNLRPGKFNHKEHVVIVAMSNAAYGGGVLYATDVLLAQRLWYKQDFGWAFQLLFGITTLCTGYGLAGLARRFLVWPAAMIWPADLVNVALFYSLHDHSPSDPTKTNGWSIGRYKLFLIVGFGAFIWYWFPGWIFKGLSSFAWICWVAPNSVVVQKIFGPAHGYGLMPTSFDWSVYSGFLGSPLIPPFHAIANVLGGIIVFFVVISMGIHFSGTWYSDYFPVQSSESYDNLGQIYNVSRILGSDLNFNETAYKEYSPLFLSTQFALAYGLSFAAVAAVLIHVALYHGKEIWKQFKMARHQEDDVHMRLMKKYRDAEEWWYAVLFVVMVAISFGVVAGWDTGFPAWAFVVCLLLPIIWIIPIGIVQAITNIQLGLNVLTEFIIGYMVPGRPLAMMMFKNYGYVSMAQALYFAQDLKLGHYMKVPPPCHVHLAAHRLCVVCNRPGRRHELGPWPYPQRLRRGSREQLHLPRWPCLLHRFNHLGRHWPCPNL, encoded by the exons ATGTTGCCGTCCATCTTCCGCCGGCGCCATGAGCCGGAGGAGATCACCCCGATTCCCGGCCCGCTGGAGACTGACACGCCCGGcttgcagcatctccagcatctccagcagttTGAAAAGGCTCACAAGCTCGACCCCAACCTGCCCATTGACGACCTCAACGATGTCGACGCTGCCATCGCCACGGGCAATGCCGAGAAGGGCTTCGAGATTGAGCACGCCCTGATGGAAGACAACAGCCCCTACCCTGAG GTGCGAGCCGTTGTCCGAAACTACGACGTCGATGTCCCCGCAAACACCATTCGCGCCTGGGTCATCGGCCTGATTCTCTGTACTGTCGGCTCTGGAGTCAacatgctcttctcccttcGCAAtcccagcatcgccatcaccacctaCGTCATTCAGCTGATTGCCTATCCCATCGGTCGCGGCTGGGACTTGGTCATGCCGGACAGGGAATGGAATCTCTTTGGCATCAAGTTCAATCTGCGCCCTGGCAAATTCAACCACAAGGAGCATGTTGTCATCGTGGCCATGTCCAAC GCTGCCTATGGTGGTGGTGTATTGTATGCCACCGATGTCCTCCTGGCCCAGCGTCTGTGGTACAAGCAGGACTTTGGCTGGGCATTCCAGCTTCTGTTTGGCATCACCACGCTGTGCACTGGATAtggcctggctggcctggctcgTCGCTTCCTGGTCTGGCCTGCCGCCATGATCTGGCCCGCCGACTTGGTCAACGTCGCCCTCTTCTACAGCTTGCACGACCACTCGCCATCTGACCCGACAAAGACCAACGGCTGGTCCATCGGCCGCTACAAGCTGTTCCTCATTGTAGGCTTCGGTGCCTTTATCTGGTACTGGTTCCCCGGTTGGATCTTCAAGGGCctgtcttcttttgcttggaTTTGCTGGGTTGCGCCCAACAGCGTCGTTGTCCAAAAGATCTTTGGTCCCGCTCACGGATATGGCCTCATGCCCACCTCGTTCGACTGGTCTGTATACAGCGGCTTTTTGGGCTCGCCCCTGATCCCCCCTTTCCACGCCATTGCCAACGTGCTCGGtggcatcatcgtcttcttcgtcgtcatctccatGGGAATCCACTTCAGCGGTACCTGGTATTCTGATTATTTCCCCGTTCAGTCATCCGAGTCGTACGACAACCTGGGCCAGATTTACAACGTTTCGCGAATCCTTGGAAGCGACCTGAACTTTAACGAGACAGCATACAAGGAGtactctcctctctttttgtcGACGCAATTTGCCCTCGCCTATGGACTGTCGtttgccgccgttgccgccgTGCTCATCCACGTCGCTCTTTACCATGGCAAAGAGATCTGGAAGCAGTTCAAGATGGCTCGTCATCAGGAGGACGACGTTCATATGCGCCTGATGAAGAAATACCGAGATGCTGAAGAATGGTGGTATGCTG TCTTGTTCGTCGTCATGGTTGCCATCTCCTTTGGCGTAGTTGCTGGTTGGGACACTGGCTTTCCGGCCTGGGCTTTCGTTGTCTGCCTCCTGCTTCCGATAATATGGATTATCCCCATCGGCATCGTTCaagccatcaccaacatccagctcggcctcaaCGTTCTTACCGAGTTCATCATTGGTTATATGGTGCCTGGCCGGCCCCTTGCCATGATGATGTTCAAGAATTATGGCTATGTTTCCATGGCTCAGGCCTTGTACTTTGCTCAAGATCTGAAGCTCGGACATTACATGAAAGTGCCCCCCCCGTGTCATGTTCACCTCGCAGCTCATCGCCTCTGTGTGGTCTGCAATCGTCCAGGTCGTCGTCATGAACTGGGCCCTTGGCCATATCCCCAACGTCTGCGCCGTGGATCAAGAGAACAGTTACACCTGCCCAGGTGGCCGTGTCTTTTACACCGCTTCAATCATCTGGGGCGCCATTGGCCCTGCCCGAATCTTTAG